The following are from one region of the bacterium genome:
- a CDS encoding transglutaminase, with amino-acid sequence GKVIRQIESPAYWPMGLAWDGKYLWNADYRGRTDKSEDMDGIIFKIDPKDGTILKTLHAPSRSPKGLAWDGKYLWCVDDRYDKVIQFSTDDGTTIKSFPSPAKDPKGITFDGKYLWISDRGADEIYMVDPNTGYVIVIATAPGNYVHGLAVDGKKLWAVDYEDDKIYQLKIRDSEKLIRKDTAFHKVVFNHNVTCYGPGKIKTLNVFIALPADRDNQTILKDFKYNIKPAKIETDQWGQKTALFSFTDLKPGDKTEVQVTTIFKSYNVRYFIYPENVGSLDDIPKDIKNKYLADNEKYQINNPIIKETVKKVVGNEKNPYWIMRKIHQYLIGHLHYLMDGAWDTAPTVLTNGHGSCSEYSFSFIALCKAAGLPTRYVGSTWDRKELAYMDDVYHRWVEVYLPGYGWIPTDPTHGDRKSPRDQASPIGFVSNAALITTQSGGGSRTMEWTYNSNVRYTTEPKTNLNITNYSDWDKVDKSTIKGIK; translated from the coding sequence TAATTTTCAAGATAGATCCCAAAGACGGAACCATATTAAAAACTCTGCATGCACCTTCACGCAGCCCCAAGGGATTAGCATGGGACGGCAAATATCTATGGTGTGTTGACGACAGATACGATAAAGTAATCCAGTTCAGCACAGATGACGGTACAACAATAAAATCATTTCCTTCTCCGGCAAAGGATCCCAAAGGAATAACATTTGACGGCAAATATCTATGGATTTCAGACAGAGGGGCTGACGAGATTTATATGGTTGACCCTAATACCGGTTACGTTATTGTAATTGCTACAGCCCCGGGCAACTATGTTCACGGGCTGGCAGTAGACGGCAAAAAACTTTGGGCTGTTGATTATGAAGACGATAAAATTTACCAGTTGAAAATCAGAGATAGTGAAAAACTCATCCGTAAAGATACTGCCTTTCATAAGGTTGTTTTTAACCATAATGTTACATGCTACGGCCCTGGAAAGATTAAAACACTAAATGTATTCATTGCTTTGCCTGCAGACAGAGACAATCAAACCATATTAAAAGATTTTAAATACAATATCAAACCGGCAAAAATTGAAACTGACCAATGGGGCCAAAAAACCGCACTATTCAGCTTTACGGATTTAAAACCCGGCGACAAAACAGAAGTACAGGTTACAACTATATTCAAATCATATAATGTTAGATATTTCATCTATCCGGAAAATGTGGGTTCCCTTGACGACATACCAAAGGATATTAAAAACAAATATCTTGCAGACAATGAAAAATACCAGATTAATAATCCTATCATTAAGGAAACTGTCAAAAAAGTAGTAGGCAACGAAAAAAATCCGTATTGGATAATGCGGAAAATACATCAATATCTCATCGGTCATCTTCACTATCTCATGGATGGAGCGTGGGACACAGCTCCCACTGTTCTTACAAACGGGCACGGGTCATGTTCCGAATATTCATTCTCTTTTATTGCTCTCTGCAAGGCTGCAGGGCTCCCTACCCGTTATGTGGGATCAACATGGGACAGAAAAGAGCTTGCATACATGGATGATGTTTATCACAGGTGGGTGGAAGTGTATCTTCCAGGTTACGGATGGATTCCTACTGACCCCACTCACGGTGACAGGAAAAGCCCGAGAGATCAGGCATCTCCGATTGGGTTTGTCAGTAATGCTGCTCTTATTACTACACAATCAGGAGGCGGATCCAGAACAATGGAGTGGACTTACAACAGCAACGTAAGATACACAACTGAACCAAAAACAAACTTGAATATTACTAATTATTCTGACTGGGATAAAGTTGACAAATCAACTATCAAAGGAATAAAATAG